A portion of the Rhizophagus irregularis chromosome 17, complete sequence genome contains these proteins:
- a CDS encoding Vacuolar ATP synthase subunit B, with product MDENQAFQINAAAVTRNYSVTPRIDYRTVASINGPLVVLDNVKFPKYAEIVNLTLPDGSRRAGQVLEVQGKRAVVQVFEGTSGVDAKATHVEFTGDTLKIPVSEDMLGRIFNGSGKAIDKGPKVFAEEFLDINGSPINPFSRIYPEEMIQTGISAIDTMNSIARGQKIPIFSAAGLPHNEIAAQICRQAGLVKKIADKGIYDDHEDNFSIVFAAMGVNMETARFFKQDFEENGSIERVTLFLNLANDPTIERIVTPRLALTTAEYYAYQLEKHVLVILTDMSSYADALREVSAAREEVPGRRGYPGYMYTDLSTIYERAGRVEGRNGSITQIPILTMPNDDITHPIPDLTGYITEGQIFVDRQLHNRQIYPPINVLPSLSRLMKSAIGEGMTRKDHGDVSNQLYAKYAIGRDAAAMKAVVGEEALNQEDKLSLEFLEKFEKTYISQGAYESRTIYESLDHAWSILRIFPKEMLNRIPQKVLQEFYQRDRKAKATQKNKAVVDTTEA from the exons ATGGACGAAAATCAGGCATTTCAAATTAACGCCGCGGCAGTAACAAGAAACTATTCAGTCACACCCCGTATAG ATTATCGAACGGTTGCCAGTATAAATGGTCCTCTTGTAGTTTTGGACAATGttaaa TTTCCAAAATATGCtgaaattgtaaatttgaCATTACCTGATGGTTCTCGTCGTGCTGGTCAAGTTTTAGAGGTTCAGGGAAAGAGGGCTGTTGTTCAG GTTTTTGAAGGGACATCTGGTGTTGATGCCAAAGCAACACATGTAGAGTTTACCGGTGATACTCTTAAGATTCCGGTTTCTGAAGACATGTTGGGTCGTATATTCAATGGATCTGGTAAAGCTATTGACAAAGGCCCAAAGGTGTTTGCTGaagaatttttagatattaatg GATCTCCAATCAATCCATTTTCGCGTATTTATCCGGAAGAAATGATTCAAACCGGTATTTCAGCTATAGATACTATGAATTCAATTGCCCGTGGTCAAAAAATTCCGATCTTTTCTGCAGCAGGTTTACCACATAATGAA ATTGCCGCTCAAATTTGTCGTCAAGCTGGCCTTGTTAAAAAAATCGCCGACAAGGGAATATATGATGATCATGAAGATAATTTTTCGATCGTATTTGCGGCTATGGGTGTCAATATGGAAACTGCACGTTTCTTTAAAcaagattttgaagaaaatgGTTCCATTGAAAGGgtcactttatttttaaatttggctAATGATCCAAC TATCGAACGTATTGTTACACCACGGTTGGCTCTTACTACTGCCGAATACTATGCTTACCAACTTGAAAAACACGTCTTAGTCATCTTGACTGATATGAGTTCATATGCTGATGCGTTACGTGAG GTTTCTGCTGCACGTGAAGAAGTACCAGGTCGTCGTGGTTATCCGGGTTATATGTATACCGATTTATCTACAATTTATGAACGTGCGGGACGTGTCGAAGGAAGGAATGGTAGTATTACGCAGATTCCCATCTTGACTATGCCAAACGatg atattacTCATCCCATTCCAGATTTGACAGGTTATATTACAGAGGGTCAAATTTTCGTTGACCGTCAATTACATAATCGTCAAATCTATCCGCCTATTAATGTCTTACCTTCTCTCTCTCGACTGATGAAATCCGCTATTGGTGAAGGAATGACAAGGAAAGATCACGGCGATGTCTCGAATCAGTTG TATGCTAAATATGCTATTGGTCGTGATGCTGCGGCCATGAAAGCTGTAGTAGGTGAAGAAGCTTTGAATCAAGAAGATAAACTTTCTCTCGAATTTTTGGAGAAGTTTGAGAAGACGTATATTTCTCAAG gtGCATACGAATCGAGAACAATCTACGAATCTCTAGATCATGCTTGGTCAATTCTTCGTATATTCCCGAAAGAAATGTTGAATCGTATACCACAAAAAGTATTgcaagaattttatcaacgTGACAGAAAAGCAAAGGCTACACAGAAAAATAAAGCTGTGGTTGATACAACTGAAGcgtga